The following is a genomic window from Homalodisca vitripennis isolate AUS2020 chromosome 5, UT_GWSS_2.1, whole genome shotgun sequence.
GATACAAACACAACAACTGATCAGTTAAGCGTGCCACTTGCAAGAAACTGCTTGCTTAGTGGCCAATCCATCCAAGAGGTAGCCTATCTTATTATTGATTGATTCAATTATCTAGTAATAATTGCTGCAATACCCTCTAATTTTGGATTTAATTGAACTGAAATTGAATTTGTTAGAATACTTGAATGCAGTAATAGTTACAATTACAAATAGAAACATGCAGAAATGTGTGTATACGTGTACATAGTTTgttataattcacaaaatatttaaatttcgtGTTTTCAGATTAACCCACAACACCTTGTCCCAGCTCTTGATGACAATGGATTTGCTGTCACTGAAAGGTAgattagattaaattaattgattttgtcTAGTCAGTAAACTGTTAACAGTGtaagaattttttaaaccataatttgGCTAGTAATATggtgtaaaacaaacaaaacctctacttattaaaatttgtatttgaaactaTATAAAGATACTAAAGTAGGTGGTTTAATACATGCTGTAACTTGACAACTATATCAGAAACATTCATTAAGGATTTTCCTTTTCAGAAATTCGGCTCATATCACAATCGAAGCTTTCATTCTTAACTTGTCTGGTCATTTAGAGGATTTAAACAGGACAACTTTGACCTTCAAACTTGTTTCATCAGAAAGGGTCATCATCGTCAACAAATAGCACCAATTAATGGAAATCGTCAATtatgtcatataatttaaattagaatgtaatttCTATAACGGTTTTATCTAAGtcttatatttattcaaaaactatTGTTGTGTGAAAAGCTAATATTCAAATCCTGTTTTTATAGCCGAGCTATCATTACGTACTTGGCAGAAAAGTACGGTAAGGACGACTCGCTGTACCCCAAGGATGTACAGAAGAGAGCTTCTGTCAACCAAAGACTGTACTTTGATGCCACAACAATCTACCAGGCATTCGCAGACTTATATGTGAGTatcataatcatattttatttgttttacttaaaatcatagtgtgccacccctgcctgctttgactggatgGTTCAGTGCTGGCTCCCCCTTCTTCCGAGAGGACATGAGATTAGTGGCCTAAATTggtcctcatgaatctcgacaggaggcggcccctacccccaaccttacccatccagaatatcctgtcactccggaagcagcgcaaggGTCCTTGTAGGACCAGAAGCAATTTTCTAAGTTTTTTGACTTAAGATAAAAAAAGACAGTTACAATGTAAGCTATAGGCTAGTAAGTTAATGgttgtttaatttatgtacagtACCCTATTATGTTTGGTGGAGCTCCCTTTGACAATGAAAAGAAGAAGAAGCTCGATGATGCATTTGGTTACCTGGACTTGTTTCTGAAAGACGGAAAGTGGGTGGCTGGAGACAATCTTACTTTGGCAGACATCGCTCTGGTGGCTACCGTCTCTTCCGCTGAGGTATACATTAATATCTACTTACTCTGTTTGATCTTCTAAACGAGGCAAAATAcactctttaattttttttttattgggatCAAAAACCTCTGACTACCAGGTgacaatatgtattattttgaaagataatTCATTTATGAAGAACAATAATTTATGATTAGATTATTTGTATAGTGTATTATCGTTGTTTTGGATTTATAAgtgttataattacataaaaagttGGATTGTTTTTACGAAATAAAGGAATAAATTCATAATAtaccttataaataattattctaaaataccTATTGTTTAATTAAGGGGGAATAGACCACTAGGCCAAAGGATTAGGTGTGGCATCCAAATATAGGCAGATTTAATGGAAAACAAACAACCATTGATTTGTTATGTTGCTTTTGTAGCATTGAAGTTTCCATATAGTCAATCTGAAAGATCCAAGACAATAATTTACCAAATCGGGAGATCCTTAAAAAAGGGGGATTTTTGTTGAAGTTTAATGTTGCCAATTTCATTACAGAGAGGTTCTTAAAGTTGAATGAGAACCTGTATGTAAAGAGTATCTCATAGTTAACCTCTATTTTACACATGATTTCACTCCACTTTTTGCAAAGTCTTGATAGTCTAAACAACCCTGTAGTTCTTTTTATTCTTAGTGATTGTGGCTGACATGGCAGAAGTaatatcacattattttattaGCCATCTCTAATTTCCTCCTCTTTGGATTGTCTTCAACAGCTTAGCACATCTTAGTAAAACATTCTTTGTAAGAGCTTTTCTCCAGGTCTTGCCTGTCATTGCACACTTGAAAAGTTAGTTACAACACGGCCaagatataaatatgtaaactatcAATGAATTGGAACGGTACACAATGTCCAAAATATATACGTTTGGCAAATTAAACTAAGAAAAAATCTTAAGAGATATTCCCTAGACGCCCTGAAGTACCAACCTTTTTCCTTCCTCAAGACAAAATCTAGGAAAATTTATTCTTAccaaatatgttaaatgttttttaggGAGTTTCTTCAATGGACTAAATAAATTCATCTGTTAACAGGGTGTAGGCTTCGAGGTGAGCAAGTACCCCAACGTTGCCAAGTGGCTGGCCAAGGCCAAAACCACAGTTCCCGGATATGCAGAACTCAATGAGCCAGGTGTGCAGAAACTGAAGGCCATTTATGAAGCATCGAAGAAGTCATAATCaactacttttttataaaattcatcatttttttattaaggttACAAGTTTTAGTCTATAGAAAAAACTATATCTTCTTTGTTAAAACATGtgatacatttatataaagacgtttttatgattatttttgtagttattattttgtttagagtATTTTCCTTTACACAATATTAGATACAACACCATACTAGGCAGAAATTGTACTATATAAATATGGGCCCGGACCAGAATCTCTTTAGTAAATGGGTCCTGTGGGCTCAAGCCCATGGGTGTGAGGCACAGCACACATGATAAAACAGAGTGCAGGCAGTCGGCTGAACCTGAGTCTTGATTGTATAACATGCAAAACTTGtaactataaactttataaatgcaACAAAGTGTGTGTAAGGTTGTGTTGTATAAGATAAAGATACAAATCACTCTTTGACTAACATATTCAAAGCTGTGTGAGTGTTTTTCTACACCTAGAATAAAGCTTTCGAGACAGCCCTTCCACTTATTTGCTATGGAATTCGGAAGAGAGTTAcgattaatttttacaaatcacTGCAATCTTGGCTTTCGTTATTGTCATACTTCCTTGGTAATAAAAGTGTAAAGTAtctgaattatatatttatattaataatgtagtGTAAAGTAACATAcatcttttatatttatgtatttattaacgattttttattttttttaactgttgtcAGACCAGTCCTATATGGATCTGAAAACTGGATATTAAATAAGAAACAGATAATAGTTGTTGAACAAAATATTGAGAACAGTGTACAGACAGACATTTCATAAGAAGAATGGAGGATCAAGCACAAATGGGAAATGAGGGAACTGAATACATAGCCAGATATTGTACTGAGACACAAAGTAGGAGGATTAGATGGACAGGGCACATCTTTAGGAAAGAGGGCAGCACCACGACAAAGACAATTCTGGAGAATAACCCAGAGAAGGCCTCTTGGACGACCAAAGGTAAGAGACAGTGAGACCAGGTGAAACAGAACCTGAGAAGATTGGGAAGGTGGAAAGAGGATGCTAGTTGTGCAGACATCTGACGACAatgtgttggcgaggcaaagtaccatCTGGGGTACCAATGGCcccagtaatattttatttataaatgtaattactcTGATTCATGATCAAAATTGAACACAATAAAACTAGACTTGTCCTTGTTCGTGTTGTAAATGCATGCTTTAAATGCCTATGGCCATTGGGTCACTTTTAGTAGGAATGGTTCCAGTGGAAGGGGGCGCAAATATCTTCGGGCCCATAACGTGTCACATGTTAACCTCGGCCTAAGCTTGCCTTGACTACATCTTCCATTCTGGTggaattaaatacttatatgacAACAGCTGCTAACTGAAGAATTTACGTACTGGCAC
Proteins encoded in this region:
- the LOC124361943 gene encoding glutathione S-transferase 1-like; protein product: MGIDIYYTPGSPPSRSVVLAAKALGVDANLKLLDLMKGEHLKPEYLKINPQHLVPALDDNGFAVTESRAIITYLAEKYGKDDSLYPKDVQKRASVNQRLYFDATTIYQAFADLYYPIMFGGAPFDNEKKKKLDDAFGYLDLFLKDGKWVAGDNLTLADIALVATVSSAEGVGFEVSKYPNVAKWLAKAKTTVPGYAELNEPGVQKLKAIYEASKKS